The Candidatus Palauibacter scopulicola genomic interval GGTAGCTCGTCGGGCTCATAACCCGAAGGTCGCAGGTTCGAATCCTGCCCCCGCTATCTCTCGCCTCGCCTCGCAAAGCTGCGGGGCGAGGCGTTTTGCTCTCCGATCCCTTTTGCGGGATCGGGGTACGATCCGGGGTAGCTCAGTGGCCAGAGCGGGTGGCTGTTAACCACTAGGTCGTGGGTTCGAATCCCACCCCCGGAGTAGGCAGCGGGGCTCTTGCCACAGGCTGCCACAGGGCTGGGTAGCTCAGGCGGTAGAGCACGGCGCTGAAAACGCCGGTGTCGGCGGTTCGACTCCGCCCCCAGCCATTTGCCACGGGCCGCCGACGGCCGGTTCGCGGGAAGCGGCAGAGGGGCGTAGCTCAATTGGTAGAGCACCGGTCTCCAAAACCGGCGGTTGGGGGTTCGAGTCCCTCCGCCCCTGTCGGCTCGCGTAGCTCAGGGGTAGAGCGCATCCTTGGTAAGGATGAGGTCGCGGGTTCAAATCCCGCCGCGAGCTTGGAGCAGCTTGGAACGGGATGACGGGCGCCCGTAGCTCAGTTGGATCAGAGCACCGGCCTTCTAAGCCGGGGGTCCCAGGTTCGAGTCCTGGCGGGCGCGTGGCAGAAGGGGACGACAGCGGCAACGAGCCCCCATCGTCCAACGGCTAGGACACCACTCTTTCAAGGTGGAGATAGGGGTTCGATTCCCCTTGGGGGTACTGGAGCGGACGGGAGCGGATACAGCCCATCCGCCGGCAAGAGACGTTCAATCGCGGGGCCGTAGCTCAGCTGGGAGAGCGCTGCAATGGCATTGCAGAGGTCAGGGGTTCGAATCCCCTCGGCTCCATGGTACGCGCCGTTAGCTCAATTGGCAGAGCAACTGACTCTTAATCAGTAGGTTCGGGGTTCGACTCCCTGACGGCGCATTCTCCCCCCGCTCCTGGTTCCGCCGGCCGCCTCGCCTCGCTTCTCAGGGGTAGGCTCGCGCCTTACGGGTTCTCGCGCTCCTGCGCGCGCGCGCCGCGCAACACGTTTTCCAGCGCGTAGTTCGCCTCGTGGCAGGCGTATTCGTAGAGGAGGTCGTCCATCTTCACGAACGGCACCTCGCCGCCCCACGGGGTCTCCCACGTGTCCGGGTCGTCGATGAGGAACTCGTAGTTGACCGTGTTCGCGTCCACGCGCGTGAGCCGCTCGGTGATCTTCATGTTCGGACTCGCGCCGAAGAACTCGCGGTAGGCGGTGAGTTGCTGCGGGTTGAGCTTCGTCGTCTCGATGACGAGGGTGTCGTCCTCCCACCAGCCGCGGGAATCCCCGAACCAGGGCCGGATCGCATCGGGGAACGGCTTTGGCCCGCCGTCCGCGGCCACGTCCCCGGCTTCGGGCGCGGCGCCGATCGGGATGATTCGGGTGTCGTGCACCATCTCGGTCATGATCGCGACGTGGTCGGGGGTCTGCACGATCGTGTAGTTGTTGTTGTAGAAGTAGTTGGGGAGCATCGGAGGGCCGGCGTTGGACCCGAACGAGACGACGCAGCGCTCGGAGAGGGGTCGGTTCTCGGGGTTGTCGTACTCCCCGTGCCGGCCGCGGGCGGCCATGAGCTGGCCGAGACGCTGCTGGGCCTCGGCGGTGCGCGCGGGGATGCGGCCGTCCTCCGGCACCATGAGGAGGGAACTGCGCGGTTCTCCGTTCACGACGGCGACCTGATCCCCCCGGTCCAGGTAGAAGAGGTTGTAGCCGCCGGTGCCGCCGGCCGCCGCCTCAAGGATGAAGTCGCACCCGATGGCGATGCCGCCCTCCGCCGGCGCGTCACGGTCCGGATCGCTGGATCCCGAGTGGGCCTCGATGCACTCCTGCCTGCCGCCCTCGATCTGGGCGACCTGCTCGGGCGTGAGCACGGCCTCGAACCCCTGAGGCCGCTCGATGGGCGTGATCGTCCCGTTCGTCCAGTTCCCCTGCAGGTCCGGCCGCCCGTCCGGCGTGCGCGGCACCGCGCCGCCATCCTGGGCGAGCGCGACGGGGATCGACACCGCGGCGACCACCGCCACCGCGACGAGCATGCCGGCGACGCTACTCGCGGGGCTTGTCTTCCGGTCGCGCGCGCGAATCCTGATTGTCCTCATCGTACGGTCCTTCCCGCTCCGCGTCCCAGCGGACGCCTGTGCTCATGATGTCCCCGATGATCCTCACCGAGCCGCGTAGGCTACCGATGATCCGTGCAGATTGTTTCTTGTTTTTCATGCGTGAACCTCCAGCCGACGCAGGAACTCATGATACGGCCAGTTGGTCGATGATTCACGGGGTGCCGATGACGTTCCCCAGCATAGGGCTTGCCGTATATCGATATGCGATATAGCATGGCGGATGATTCGGAGCTTTCGTTGCCGGGACACCGAGCAGCTTGCGGCCGGCTATCGGGTGCCCCGGTTCGCGGCCTTCGAGCGAGTCGCGCAAAGGAAGCTGGCGCAATTGGACGCGGCGGCGACGCTGGAGTTCCTCCGGGTTCCGTCCGGGAATCGTCTCAAGGCCCTGAAGGGTCGGCGAGAGGGCACCTACAGCATCCGCATCAACGATCAGTGGCGGTTGTGCTTCCGCTTCGAGCGCGGAAACGCGTACGACGTGGAGATCGTTGACTACCATCGCTAGCGGAGATAAGCCAATGATTGAGCTGGATCCTGTACACCCCGGCGAAATCCTGAAACACGACTTCATGGAGCCGTTTGCGCTGTCTTCCAACGCTCTGGCGAAGGCTATCGGAGTGACCCCCGCACGAGTCAACGAGATCGTGCGCGGTCGGCGCGGTATCACGGCGGAGACGGCGCTGAGGCTCGCAAGGTACTTCGGTACCGACGCCCAGAGCTGGATGAACCTTCAGGATCGCTACGAACTTGTGCTGGCCGAGCGAGTTGTCGGTGACGCACTCGAAACCATCCGTCCACGCGAAGTTGCGTAGCAACGCTTCGTGAAACGTTGCCCCACATCATGACCGGCGGCGAGCCCGGTCTCTTCTCGTCCAACCGGGAGAGGCGCCTGTGGATCTGGGCGCTGGCCGTGGTCGTGGCGATCTACGCGACGGCCGATCTCGCGCGTACGCTGGCAGACGCGCTGCGGGAGAGCGGGCTGCTCGAACTCACGCCGACCATGTTCAGCGCCGGCATGCTCCTGATCGGGATCGCGATCCTGGTGCAGGGGCTGAGGGAGGGGTCGCGCGGCGTGGAGGTCGGCTTCGCGCTGGGCGTCGCGGCCATCGCCATCATCGGTTTTGCCCGCGGGATCGATGCCGCGGAGCGTTCCCATCTCATCGAGTACGCGGTGCTGGCGCTCATCATCCACGAGGCCCTGGTGGAACGGATGACCCACGGCAAGCGCGTTCCGGTGCCGGCCGTACTGGCCATCGCCATGACGACGGCGGTGGGCGTACTGGACGAGTGCATCCAGTTCTTCGTGCCGAGCCGCACGTTCGACTGGTTCGACATCGGGTTCGACCTGCTGGCGAGCGTGCTCGCGGTCGGCTCGAGCGTCTCCATCCGCTGGGTCCGCCGCTGGCTCGGGCGGTTCCGGTGGCGACGCTGACGGGCCCCATCCCGCCGGAACTGGGCGACCTCGCCGCTCTCGAGAATCGCCCACCGACGAAGGAGACAACGATGCCCAAAGCTGACCGTATCGGCACCTGCCTCTGGTTCGAAGACCGCGCGGTCGAAGCGGCCGAGTTCTACGTCTCCCTCTTCCCGGACTCCCGGATCGTGGAGGTCTCGACGGTGAGCGGCGGCCCGGCCAAGGGCAACTCGTTCGTGGTGTTCGAGCTGGCCGGACGCACGTTCCAGGGGATCGACGGCGGCCCGATGTTCAAGTTCACCCCTGCGATCTCCTTCGTCGTGAACTGCGAGTCCCAGGACGAGATCGACCATTACTGGAGCACGCTGGCGGAAGGCGGCCGCGAGGGCTACTGCGGCTGGCTCGACGACCGCTTCGGGGTGTCCTGGCAGGTGGTGCCGGCGAACATGGGCGAGCTCATGAGCGCCGACCCGACGCGGGTCATGGACGCGCTGCTCAAGATGGGGAAGATCGACATCGAGGGGCTGCGGAAGGCGGGCGCGGGGGGCTGATGGCCGGAATCCCCGCTGCTGGTCCTGCGCGTCCACGGCCCGCACGTGTACCCGCGCGGTGCCAGTCGTTACGATGCCACCCGTACTCGGTCTGAATCAGGAGGTTCTCATGCGGAGCATGATTCGCACGCGCCGTGGCGTGCTTTGGGCTGGTCTTCTTGCCGTTTCAGCGACGGTCGCGTTTCCGGACGTTGGGGCCGCGCAGTACGTGCCGGCGCGCGGGGACGCGTGGGAGACGCGCACTCCGGAGCAGGTGGGGATGAACGCGGCGGGCGTCCAGGCGGCGGTCGAATACGCGCTCGACCACGAGACGAGCCAGGCGCGCGACCGGGAGTTCCAGCACAGCCGGAGCTTCGGGCGCGAACCGCTCGGCGAGGGGATCGGACCCTTCAACGTGCGGGGCGGGCCGGCGGGGATGATCGTGCGGCACGGCTACATCGTCGCGGAGTGGGGGGACACGAAGCGCGTCGACATGACCTACAGCGTGACCAAGTCCTTCCTCTCGACGTCCGTGGGACTCGCGTGGGATGAGGGGCTCATCGGCTCGCTCGACGACACCGTGCGCGAGTACATGGCCCCGATCGACGTGCCGCCGGGCGACGGCGAACCCGGCGTGGACCGCGTCGGGTTCGGGAGGCCCGACCCGACGACGATGTTCGAGTCCGAGCACAACCGCACGATCACGTGGGACGACCTCCTGCGGCAGACGTCCGACTGGGAGGGCACGCTGTGGGGCAAGCCCGACTGGGCCGACCGTCCGAGCGGCGACCCCGACACGTGGATGACGCGGGCGCGCCACCCGTCCGGCACGGTGTACGAGTACAACGACACCCGCGTGAATCTCCTTGCGCTCGCCGCGATGAGCGTCCTGCGACGCCCGCTGCCCGAGGTCCTGCACGAGCGCGTGATGGGACCGATCGGCGCCTCCCCGACCTGGCGCTGGCACGGCTACGAGAACTCCTGGGTCACGGTCGACGGGCGTCGCGTGCAGTCGGTGAGCGGCGGCGGCCACTGGGGCGGCGGCATGTTCATCAGCGCCCGCGACCAGGCGCGCTTCGGCCTGTTCACGCTGCGGCGCGGGACCTGGGGAGACCGGCAGCTCCTGTCCGAGGAATGGTTCGACCTCGCGACGACGCCGGGCCCGGCGAACGGCTCCTACGGCTTCATGAACTTCATGCTCAACGTCGCAGACGAGGAGGGGAACAAGCGCTATCCGAGCGCGCCCGCGGAAGCGTGGGCCCATCTCGGAAACGGCACGAACATGATCTACTGCGACCCGGTGAACGATCTCGTCGTCGTCGCGCGCTGGATCCCGGGAGGCGCGATCGACGGCCTGCTCAACCTCGTCATCGACGCGATCGACGACACGGCCGCAACCTCATCCGGATCGCCGTAACGGACCGGCTCCGACGCCCGCATCGAATCTTGTTCCGGCCGTCAGTTGTAGCTACAATGCAGCTACATAAGGGAGGTCCACATGAGTACCGACACCGTTGTGCGCGCCCGGATCGACAGCGACACCAAAGCCCGCGCTACCGAGGCGCTCACGGCCATGGGCCTGACCATGTCCGACGCGATCAGGTTGTTGCTGCTCCGCGTAGCTGACGAGCAGCGACTGCCCTTCGCCGTTCAGGTGCCGAATTCGTCTACACTTGCGGCCATGAAGGAGCTGGACGAGGGCAAAGGCCGGCGCTTCGGTAGCGCTGAGGAGTTGTTCCGGGACCTCGACATCTGATTTGCTGACCCCGGTTCGGTCGGCGCGGTTCAAACGCGACGTCAAAAGAGCCCGGAAGCGTGGCAAGGATCTTGGCAAGCTGCGGATGCTGTTGGCGTTGCTGATCAAGCAGGAGCCGTTGACCGCGCGCCATCGCGACCATCCGCTGCGGGGCACTTGGAAGGGCTACCGGGAGGCGCACGTCGAACCGGACTGGCTCGTCATCTACCGTATCAGGGGTGACGAACTGCACTTGGTCCGCACCGGCAGCCACTCCGATCTCTTCAAGGAGTAGGGTCGAGGGTTCAAGGTAGACGTTACGCTCCGGGCTCGTTAGTTTCTCCCGCACGGCGCGTCGCCTCTTTCGGCGGCGCGTTTCGTGTCTGCGCCCGTAGCTCAGCCTGGATAGAGCGCTTGCCTCCGGAGCAAGAGGTCACAGGTTCGAATCCTGTCGGGCGCACTCGGCCCGGCTGAGCCAGCGGCACCGGTTCTTGGGGACGGCTCCCAGGGACCGGATGGTTCAGGGGCGCAGGCTCGGGTGGCGGAAATGGCAGACGCGCAGGATTCAGGATCCTGTGGGATTAAACTCCCGTGGGGGTTCGACTCCCCCCCCGAGCATTTCAGGCCCAGGTGGCGGAACTGGCAGACGCGCTAGCTTGAGGGGCTAGTGTCCTATTACGGACGTGGAGGTTCGAATCCTCTCCTGGGCATGCAGCAACGCGGGGCCAGCGCCCCGCGGCACGACATCGCTGGTTGCGGCTTGATCGGCTCCGAGCGCCCGTAGCTCAACTGGATAGAGCACCTGACTACGGATCAGGAGGTTGGGGATTCGAATTCTCCCGGGCGCATGCTCTCCTTCCTTCGGGCGTCGAGCCTGCTCCCGCGAGAATTCGGGCGCTCGTGGAGCTTCGCTCCCCTTCGCTGGCCAAATTCTCCCGGGTCAACCGAATGGCCTCCCGGGCACTTCCTCTTTGGGCAGAGGTGCCGGGTGGGATTGTGGGTTGCTCGCGGGGGGCTTCGCCCGCTCACTGGGCAGATGCTGCCGGGCGGCGTTGTCGGTGGGCTCGCGACGGGCTTCGCCCCTCTCGCCGAATCCGCGTTGTCCGGGCGATCGTGCAGCGGGCGGTCGGTTGTTCAACACATTTCCTCGAGGACAGAGGTGCCATCATATGCGCGTCAGACTGGCTGAGAAGCGGGATGTGGATCGGTTGCTTGAACTTATGCGGGGGCTGGCGCGGTTTGAGGAGTACATCGACGACTTCGCGGTGACGCGGGAGAGCGTGCTCGAGCATGGGTTCGGAGACGACCGTCTGTTCACGGCGCTCGTGGCCGAAGAGGACGGTGATCTCGTCGGGATGGCCGTGGTCTACACGATTCCGTGGACCTACACGCTGCGGCCGAAGGTCGTGCTCAAGGAGCTGTTCGTTGAAGAGGCGGCACGGAACAGCGGGGCGGGGAAGGCTCTGATGGCGGCGGTGAGATCGCACGCCGAGTCCATCGGCGCGACCGAACTGATCTGGACGGTCATGGATGGGAACCGCGCGGCCGAGGGCTTCTACCGATCCCTGGGCGCTTCGCCGGATCTCAAGTGGCACAACTGGTCCCTGAACCTCGACGCGAAGGCACCCCGCGCCCGCTGACCATGCGCCAAGTACTAATGATGTACTAATTCGTGTCAAATTAGTACTTGGCCATCTCGTGTCGCCCCTCCGGGAGGCTTCAGGATGGCCCGAAACTGCGGGCCGGGGGGCGGCAGTCGGGCCACTGGGAGCCGGGCGGCATCGTGCGGCGGTCGCGGGGCATCGGGTCCGGGTCCTCGGAGGCGAGGTAGGCGAACATCGCGGTCATCACGGCGTCGTCGCGCAGGTCCTCGAAGACGATCTTGTCGAAGGTGTCGCGGTTGGTGTGCCAGGTGTAGGTGCTCGTGTCCCAGCGGTTGTCGGCGATGTTCATCTCGCTGCGGCCGGCGCCGACGTGGAAGCTGAAGGCGGGCACCCCCGCGCACAGGAAGGAGGCGTGGTCCGTCCCGCCGGACTCGGGCATCCCCGGGACCTGGAGGGTGACGAGGTCGGACAGCTCGCTCGGGATCCGCGCGAGCCACTCGCCGAAGCGCCCCGCGGCGCCGGAGAAGCCCTGCATGGGGATGAAGGTGACCGGGCCGTTCCCGTGATCGACGTTGAACACGGTGTGGGTGCGCTCGAGGATCTCGGGATGGTCCTCGACGAAGGCGCGTGAGCCGTTCAGGCCTTGCTCCTCGCCGTTCCAGAGGGCGCCGATGATCGTGCGGCGGGGGTTCGGGACGGCGTGTTTCAGGATGCGCATCGCTTCCATGATCGCGACGGCGCCGGTGCCGTTGTCGAGCGCGCCGTCGGAGCCGTCCCATGAATCGAAGTGGCCTCCGAGGATCACGTACTCCTCGGGTTCGGCGCTACCGGGGATCACGGCGAAGGCGTTGGAGACCGGTACCTCTCCCAGGAAGCGGGCCTGCGCGTCGACGCGCAGCACCGGCCCCTGACCGTTCTCGGCCAGCCGGTACAGGAGCCCGTACGCCTCGCAGCTCAGGTCAAGGACCGGCGCCCGCTCCGCGCGGGTGCCGAAGATCTTGGTGACGCCCCAGCCCTCGGACCACTGCGAGCGGATGATCCCGGCGGGCTCGGCCGCGCTCAGCGCTTCCGGCAGCGAGCGCGCAGCGAACCCCGTGTTCCCGACGCGCTCGGCCCAGTCGGCGATGGTGCGCTCCCGCTCGGCCGCCATGCGGTCCGTCGTCTCGGGCCGCGCGAACCACTCCATGTTTTCGGGCGCGCGGCAACTCGGCTCCGGGCGCGAGACCAGCACGAACTTGCCGCGCATCTCCGACAGCGCTGCCTCGAAGGCTCCGGGGCTGTCCGCGTCCGGCAGGATCACCACCTCCCCCTCGACGGGGCCGTCCGTGGCCGGACTCCACGCGGCCGCCATGCCCTCGAGCGTGCGCACGCGCGGCGCGATGAGATCGATGTGGGTGATCCCGCGATCCCACCCGCGCCAGGTGCCGTACTGCTCCTTGTACGCCTCGATGCCCCACTCCGCGTACTTCGCCAGCGCCCAGTCGTTGGCGCCGGCCATCGCGGGCGACCCGGTGAGCCGCGGCCCGATGGAGTCCATCATCACCTGGCCGAGTTCGTAGACCTGCGAGCGCTCGACCCCCTCGGCCCAGATCGCCCGGATGACCGGATCGTCAGAGGGAAACGACTGCCCCGCCGCGCCCCGGGTCACGCCCGGAATCAGCGCAGCCGTCAGTGTGGAGAGGCATGCCAGCGAACAGGCGAGTCCGAGACGAGCCGTGGGCCTCATGGATCGCTCCGGGGGAGGGTTTGACTTACTACTGGAGAGAGCCCTCAGCTCCGTCTTGCTGCGACTCTCTTCGCCCTTCAAGGGGCACACATTCCAACTCTATGAGCTCATGCTCCTTGACCCGGAATCGCGTACCCATTCCCTGGTTTCTGCAGCCTTCCATCGCGGCTTCCACGGAGTCGGTCCATTCGGGGGCCGTGATGTTCTCGAACGCGTAGTAACACGCGATGCCGAGAAAGAAACCGACGACGATCTTGATCACGGTCTCTGCCGGTCCGCGGGGCATTGGGGGCTCCTTTTTCTCGCGTCCTGGAAAGATGCGAATCCCCGTTGATGCCGACAACCGGCCAGCACCTTCGGCCAAGCCGGATACACAGACTCTTGCCGTCCGGGAGAACCGCGCAGGCGGGAAGTGGCGCACAGGAGCTATCCATCCCGAATCGGGATAGCTATCTTGCGCACCATGCGGATCATCGCCAAGAGGACGCTGCGGGCCTATTGGGAGGGAGAGCCCAGAGCAGAACAGCCACTCAAAGCATGGTACGCGGTTGCCCGGAAGGCCGACTGGTCGTCGCCCGCGGACGCCAAGGCCGTGTACGGAAACGCCAGCATCGTCGGCGACGACCGGGTGGTGTTCAACGTTGGCGGGAACAGGTATCGGCTGATCATTCGGTTCGACTACCGGCGTCGAATCGGCTTCGTGAGGTTCGTCGGCACCCACGCCGAGTATGATCGCCTCGATGCTTCCCACGTGTAGGAGGAACGCGAGATGATCCGGCCCATCAGGGACGAGACCGATTACGACGCGGCGCTTGCCGAGATCGACAGCCTAATGGGTGTAACCCCGGGGACTCCCGAATCCGACCGCTTGGAGGTTCTGGTGACCCTGGTCGAGAGATATGAGGCGGAGAACTGGAGCATCGAGGCTCCGGACCCGATTTCGGCGATCCGCCACGTCATGGAGGCCCGAGGACTGCGGCAGAAGGACTTGGCGGCGCTGATCGGCTCACAGTCTCACGCATCGGAGGTCCTTCGCCGTCGCCGCCCCCTCTCCCTGGCCATGATTCGCGTGCTGGCTGCGGAATGGAGCCTGCCTGCCGATGTGCTCGTGCGCGAGTACGAACTTGCAACGAGCTGAGCTTCGCTCCGTGACCTCCGCCGGTCAGGTCGCCCATGCGCCTTGACGGCAAGCGTGCTCTGGTTACCGGCGGCTCGCGGAGCATCGGTCGGGCGATCGCGCTCGGACTGGCGCGCGAGGGGGCGGACGTGGCGGTCAACTTCCGTCGGAGTCGTGAGGAGGCCGAGAACGCGATCCGTGAGATCGAGGCGATGGGGCGTCGCGCGGTCGCGGTAGAGGGATCGACCGATTCCCGTTCCGACGTCGAGCGTTTCGTCACGGAGGCCCACGACTTCCTGGGTGGTCTCGAGATCCTTGTGAACAACGCGGGGATCCTGAGGCGCCCCCCGTTCCTCGAGATCGGCGAGGAGGAGTGGGACGCCATCCAGGGGGTCAACCTGAAGGGATACTTCCTGGTCGGTCAGGCCGTCGGACGCTGCATGGTCGAGGGCGGGACGGCGGGGGCGATCGTCAACGTGTCTTCCGCCGGGCAGGCGGTGGCCGCCCCTGACCTCACCCACTACTGCGTCTCGAAGGCGGGCGTCGAGATGCTCACGAAGCAGATGGCGCTCGAACTCGCGCCGCACGGGATCCGGGTGAACGCCGTCGCGCCGGGGCTGATCGAGACCGACCTGAACCGCGCCGACATCGCGCGGGACGACTTCCGCGAGCGGCGCCTCGCCCGCATCCCGCTCGGGAAGATCGGGCTACCCGACGATGTTGTGGGGGCAGTCGTGTACCTCGCCTCGAACGACGAAGCGCGACTGGTGACGGGCGCCAGCCTGTTCATCGACGGCGGCCAGACGATCTGGGGCGCCTGACCGGTTCGTGATGGCGCCTTCTGCGCAGATCCGGTCCAGCTTCCCCCGGGGCGCGGCGGCCACGCTCCCGTTGGTGGC includes:
- a CDS encoding type II toxin-antitoxin system RelE/ParE family toxin, encoding MIRSFRCRDTEQLAAGYRVPRFAAFERVAQRKLAQLDAAATLEFLRVPSGNRLKALKGRREGTYSIRINDQWRLCFRFERGNAYDVEIVDYHR
- a CDS encoding HigA family addiction module antitoxin, translating into MIELDPVHPGEILKHDFMEPFALSSNALAKAIGVTPARVNEIVRGRRGITAETALRLARYFGTDAQSWMNLQDRYELVLAERVVGDALETIRPREVA
- a CDS encoding VanZ family protein; protein product: MPHIMTGGEPGLFSSNRERRLWIWALAVVVAIYATADLARTLADALRESGLLELTPTMFSAGMLLIGIAILVQGLREGSRGVEVGFALGVAAIAIIGFARGIDAAERSHLIEYAVLALIIHEALVERMTHGKRVPVPAVLAIAMTTAVGVLDECIQFFVPSRTFDWFDIGFDLLASVLAVGSSVSIRWVRRWLGRFRWRR
- a CDS encoding VOC family protein, whose translation is MPKADRIGTCLWFEDRAVEAAEFYVSLFPDSRIVEVSTVSGGPAKGNSFVVFELAGRTFQGIDGGPMFKFTPAISFVVNCESQDEIDHYWSTLAEGGREGYCGWLDDRFGVSWQVVPANMGELMSADPTRVMDALLKMGKIDIEGLRKAGAGG
- a CDS encoding serine hydrolase produces the protein MIRTRRGVLWAGLLAVSATVAFPDVGAAQYVPARGDAWETRTPEQVGMNAAGVQAAVEYALDHETSQARDREFQHSRSFGREPLGEGIGPFNVRGGPAGMIVRHGYIVAEWGDTKRVDMTYSVTKSFLSTSVGLAWDEGLIGSLDDTVREYMAPIDVPPGDGEPGVDRVGFGRPDPTTMFESEHNRTITWDDLLRQTSDWEGTLWGKPDWADRPSGDPDTWMTRARHPSGTVYEYNDTRVNLLALAAMSVLRRPLPEVLHERVMGPIGASPTWRWHGYENSWVTVDGRRVQSVSGGGHWGGGMFISARDQARFGLFTLRRGTWGDRQLLSEEWFDLATTPGPANGSYGFMNFMLNVADEEGNKRYPSAPAEAWAHLGNGTNMIYCDPVNDLVVVARWIPGGAIDGLLNLVIDAIDDTAATSSGSP
- a CDS encoding type II toxin-antitoxin system RelB/DinJ family antitoxin; amino-acid sequence: MSTDTVVRARIDSDTKARATEALTAMGLTMSDAIRLLLLRVADEQRLPFAVQVPNSSTLAAMKELDEGKGRRFGSAEELFRDLDI
- a CDS encoding type II toxin-antitoxin system YafQ family toxin — protein: MLTPVRSARFKRDVKRARKRGKDLGKLRMLLALLIKQEPLTARHRDHPLRGTWKGYREAHVEPDWLVIYRIRGDELHLVRTGSHSDLFKE
- a CDS encoding GNAT family N-acetyltransferase — its product is MRVRLAEKRDVDRLLELMRGLARFEEYIDDFAVTRESVLEHGFGDDRLFTALVAEEDGDLVGMAVVYTIPWTYTLRPKVVLKELFVEEAARNSGAGKALMAAVRSHAESIGATELIWTVMDGNRAAEGFYRSLGASPDLKWHNWSLNLDAKAPRAR
- a CDS encoding M28 family peptidase, with the translated sequence MRPTARLGLACSLACLSTLTAALIPGVTRGAAGQSFPSDDPVIRAIWAEGVERSQVYELGQVMMDSIGPRLTGSPAMAGANDWALAKYAEWGIEAYKEQYGTWRGWDRGITHIDLIAPRVRTLEGMAAAWSPATDGPVEGEVVILPDADSPGAFEAALSEMRGKFVLVSRPEPSCRAPENMEWFARPETTDRMAAERERTIADWAERVGNTGFAARSLPEALSAAEPAGIIRSQWSEGWGVTKIFGTRAERAPVLDLSCEAYGLLYRLAENGQGPVLRVDAQARFLGEVPVSNAFAVIPGSAEPEEYVILGGHFDSWDGSDGALDNGTGAVAIMEAMRILKHAVPNPRRTIIGALWNGEEQGLNGSRAFVEDHPEILERTHTVFNVDHGNGPVTFIPMQGFSGAAGRFGEWLARIPSELSDLVTLQVPGMPESGGTDHASFLCAGVPAFSFHVGAGRSEMNIADNRWDTSTYTWHTNRDTFDKIVFEDLRDDAVMTAMFAYLASEDPDPMPRDRRTMPPGSQWPDCRPPARSFGPS
- a CDS encoding type II toxin-antitoxin system HigB family toxin yields the protein MRIIAKRTLRAYWEGEPRAEQPLKAWYAVARKADWSSPADAKAVYGNASIVGDDRVVFNVGGNRYRLIIRFDYRRRIGFVRFVGTHAEYDRLDASHV
- a CDS encoding 3-oxoacyl-ACP reductase family protein, giving the protein MRLDGKRALVTGGSRSIGRAIALGLAREGADVAVNFRRSREEAENAIREIEAMGRRAVAVEGSTDSRSDVERFVTEAHDFLGGLEILVNNAGILRRPPFLEIGEEEWDAIQGVNLKGYFLVGQAVGRCMVEGGTAGAIVNVSSAGQAVAAPDLTHYCVSKAGVEMLTKQMALELAPHGIRVNAVAPGLIETDLNRADIARDDFRERRLARIPLGKIGLPDDVVGAVVYLASNDEARLVTGASLFIDGGQTIWGA